DNA sequence from the Lycium barbarum isolate Lr01 chromosome 5, ASM1917538v2, whole genome shotgun sequence genome:
atttttagcccatattgttggaggcatatctcctagtatatgaggagttttaaggtgtttcaaaattctaaaattaagttcatcgagtatagtttctaacgcaacaaaccgctcgtccaaacgatatctggataagcagatatggacgatgcaagttgggctggcggggcagaaaattgtaacccgatccaaacattcacatttcggcccatgaggcccattaacgtcaagtatataaggaaaacttatttgagggcttttcatttaacataaaatcttccaagaacattagagagagagagagagagagagagagagagagagagagagagagagagagagaaaacttcaaggctaagaaggtcattttgatcaaaatccgagccccgaatcccgaagctcatgaagagaaaagcattgtacgttgagttgccttcaatttgagctaaatattggtcttggggaatgaaattttcgtgtttgatctgcttctaaggtatttataagattcattttatgttattaaagtgtttatttagagttttaacgaattagaacggagaaaacaacattataaactcgtttgttgttttgttgagatttatggattaggggctgttttaattgaaattgatggactgatttgaattaatattattgttgttgtaatcatagattatgtgatgagaatgaaggaatttgaaggttagagttggagttaaaaattgttgtgggttgttgtaaggattatagagataataatgtggtttagttgcatatgaatagatgatgtggtgtcgtgtggctgctgttttatttctcagaaatttgctgaaaagattgcatggaataaggtataagaagtgcatacgggctgcttggtgtattgcaagtgttcgttagaatttcgggcatcgttatgttatagttgggggctgttttgatatgttgttgttcttgttgaaataaaagaattgaagatatggttgtgtccatatgttattgttggtatttctgtgtcaacaggagagcaattggaaattcggataggcgagtttataggggaaatgctgccgaaatttcggtaggaaattatgtgattaagcttagattcttgaaaagcttgaaattgacaattggtaaacatgaccatttgtagattccggacgaaattggaattgaagccaagcgagcataaggcgcaatcgaggtatgtaaagccttcccctttattctttggcatgtcctaggtgtgctaggtggagattttagcctcgggggaAATTCTACTCATCGGgaaccgagattgatttcttggtactattcattcaattcaattgaacttcaaaaggtgcttttgttgaaaaaaaaagtggttaaacctccataactttcacaaatgtaatccaatcactcccaaactttcctggatgactccgtagagtctaatgggcatgattcatgtctgccaccccgacttgacccgaggtgggcccgttacccccggcgcccctcctatggttttgtttgtctcacttcggtgcgacaagtctagggacttatggctattgtcccgactactaaacgggagatattttatctatcctgagacggatttgaattattattgaaccaactgcggggacagaatccctgatatgtgttgtatggctttagccaatgtactcttgtccggagttcgcaggtaactcctggttattatgctgtttactatacgataggtgttatgaccaccttcatgagcgttataaaatgtttttgacatctaaaacgttttgaaaaccttaccctgataatttggataaactacttatcttctgtattttctgatatacgattttggcatacctgaatcttgtgtgatgcatgatcctggcacgtgtgatttatgtttgggaagtagtgatttggtatcctgtatggttgttttctgtttcaccgagtcccgggccggttatgtgaatatgcgcatatgtaatattggccgctggaccctcgaccgcggcgtgtccgacattgacagctggacccttgaccgcgtcatgccggacgtgtggcattgactgctggacccttgaccgcgtctgccgcacttgtgattgtgcctgacatagaccgctggacccttgaccgcggtatgtcaaatgtgtgattgtgaccgctggaccctcgaccgcggtatgtgtgattataaccgctggacccttggccgcggtacgtgtgatagtgaccgctgggtacttggccgcggtatgcgtggtagcgaccgctggacttatggccgcgcaaattgtgcgttgattcttttatatgtgtgaaacaaaaatgtttttcaaaataaagtaaagcattttgacattctaactgccgtatttgcctgctggaacctcttgggtatgacttatgcactagaggcgaccctgtggcgacctgtttattcgtgcacaccccagtgcactgtccattgcgcccctcactaaagggccgaaacctgaggtaaatgtatactacctgtgcttgtgtaagtttatgattctgcatgcatggttctgcctgttacatttctggacagcggattcggagaatgattctgttggtgttgcttctgcatgattgagccggactatgcttcagtcggctatagttctacacccctagcttcggttgcgggtatgtcagtcgcactctgtgccccgatccgcacgatgatcctgccagttaggctttgtacctctgtttcatatcacgattcagacggctacaccccgtgcttatgatatatatcgtggtcctggccacacactctgtatttccgtttcggactcggatccgatactacctgttctatttctatacttctggctcggttttgcttatattgttatatttctgctttacatactcggtacatttccgtactgaccccctgttcttcgggggctgcgtttcatgccgcgcaggtactcccagttgagttgaggacagatggaagatgttccagtgcagatggcaagctccatttgttcccggagtgctgccgagtcagattctgtatgttatgcttttgggatcttactagagactttgcagacagtgtcgtgggtattggttgtcggtctgtgtacgtaatgaattttgtatgatcacaaatttgttcggcttgaaagccacgagaaagaatatttctgaaagaaaagttttgctatatactttattaattgttttaaagaaaaaaaaagagttgacgtgattttatgtgcagcgagagtctgagggttcgctcggccctaagtaagggtcgggtgcccatcacaccccagcgaggtcggggtgtgacagagtggtatcagagcaggtctgtcctaggggttgtctgcaaagtcgtgtctggtagagtcctgtttatggtgtgttgcgcgccacatctataaacaagagactacggggcatctagggattgttgatcttctttgaatcctggatcgtgcgatagagccagctgtaggaaaggaatttcctttttactaacccttgatttcagctgaagaacggtatcgacagaagaaagtggccgatgatattggaagctacactatacacaggtaagcaacggtgcgaaaggggcatgttggataaggtaagaatattgagatatgattcaaaaataaggttgaagaatgaaagataaggtagataggaaagtaaacaggaaagtgtaacaggtgcagtttgaattggacatgtgaggtaagtctcgacttctttatacttttacttgaaattgttaggcctgtgtggctatgatacgatatgatatatatacgtatatatgttggccctgtaaggcattattggtatttcctgcgtgcaggttttgggatagtaagaagtacagaagaacctctaccaaaattttcccagaaatataaaaagggtaagaattcaataacaacagtgcggttgcaatattttggatacgtcaatgaaaggtgtaaggtggtttaaggcaaaactacagagacatcattagtacggagagcaaaagccataattgggccccgatactattggaaggtatgaaggaagaatgtaaagtaaagcataaagactagtgagacaacgctaagatattttctgggctgatttgagtacctacacatactcgtgtaaagcttgcaataagatgcatgataggagaactaagagcaaatctgagtaaagaggcaatagaagagttgagtcaaaaatagagaaacgacacgagataatatgcttaaagtgttataagtgggattaagggaaattgcaaaatgacttaagtgagatggtcagaacgagctagttacaagaagacagtgaatttaaagaggacgatcaagaagaactcgacttaagcttcaagtgtagatggacatggtaagttgcagtcgattacagaggtaactaaatagtgtctactatatttggaagatcaatattaacagatgtcaggtggagaatggaattaggctaagtaaagaaaggcacagcatgatagatgagttcaagttacaaatgattcgttataacatcaccagaagcagtatacttatgtaggactagtttgacattcggggacgaatgttcctaaggggggaaggatgttataccccgtaagagtccgtgctattttaattaagacaagaaagaatgagttaagaaagttcaaggaaagttaatcgagctagtaagaatatcgttatatatatatatggttgccttaagtatcccgaggtgacatcgtaacctaaaggatttgaaatcgcgttatgagcgtatatgagtatgtatatgtatgtataagaggttacatgagggtcggaagaggattagaagttaaacgaagctgaacgaaatgaatccaaacaacttcagaaaatatctcggaccagatttttagcccatattgttggaggcatatctcctagtatatgaggagttttaaggtgtttcaaaattctaaaatgaagttcatcgagtatagtttctaacgcaacaaaccgctcgtcaaaacgatatctggataagcagatatggacgatgcaagttgggctggcggggcagaaaattgtgacccgatccaaacattcacatttcggcccatgaggcccattaacgtcaagtatataaggaaaacttatttgagggcttttcatttaacataaaatcttccaagaacattagagagagagagagagagagaaaacttcaaggctaagaaggtcattttgatcaaaatccgagccccgaatcccgaagctcatgaagagaaaagcattgtacgttgagttgccttcaatttgagctaaatattggtcttggggaatgaaattttcgtgtttgatctgcttctaaggtatttataagattcattttatgttattaaagtgtttatttagagttttaacgaattagaacggagaaaacaacattataaactcgtttgttgttttgttgagatttatggattaggggctgttttaattgaaattgatggactgatttgaattaatatttttgttgttgtaatcatagattatgtgatgagaatgaaggaatttgaaggttagagttggagttaaaaattgttgtgggttgttgtaaggattatagagataataatgtggtttagttgcatatgaatagatgatgtggtgtcgtgtggctgctgttgtatttctcagaaatttgctgaaaagattgcatggaataaggtataagaagtgcatacgagctgcttggtgtattgcaagtgttcgttagaatttcgggcatcgttatgttatagttgggggctgttttgatatgttgttgttcttgttgaaataaaagaattgaagatatggttgtgtccatatgttattgttggtatttctgtgtcaacaggagagcaattggaaattcggataggcgagtttataggggaaatgctgccgaaatttcggtaggaaattatgtgattaagcttagattcttgaaaagcttgaaattgacaattggtaaacatgaccatttgtagattctggacgaaattggaattgaagccaagcgagcataaggcgcaatcgaggtatgtaaagccttcccctttgttctttggcatgtcctaggtgtgctaggtggagattttagcctcgggggaAATTCTGCTCATCGGgaaccgagattgatttcttggtactattcattcaattcaattgaacttcaaaaggtgcttttgttgaaaaaaaaagtggttaaacctccataactttcacaaatgtaatccaatcactccgaaactttcctggatgactccgtagagtctaatgggcgtgattcatgtctgccaccccgacttgacccgaggtgggcccgttacccccggcgcccctcctatggttttgtttgtctcacttcggtgcgacaagtctagggacttatggctattgtcccgactactaaacgggagatattttatctatcctgagacggatttgaattattattgaaccaactgcggggacagaaaccctgatatgtgttgtatggctttagccaatgtactcttgtccggagttcgcaggtaactcctggttattatgctgtttactatacgataggtgttatgaccaccttcatgagcgttataaaatgtttttgacatataaaacgttttgaaaaccttaccctgataatttggataaactacttatcttctgtattttctgatatacgattttggcatacctgaatcttgtgtgatgcatgatcctggcacgtgtgatttatgtttgggaagtagtgatttggtatcctgtatggttgttttctgtttcaccgagtcccgggccggttatgtgaatatgcgcatatgtaatattggccgctggaccctcgaccgcggcgtgtccgacattgacagctggtcccttgaccgcgtcatgccggacgtgtggcattgactgctggacccttgaccgcgtctgccgcacttgtgattgtgcctgacatagaccgctggacccttgaccgcggtatatcaaatgtgtgattgtgaccgctggaccctcgaccgcggtatgtgtgattataaccgctggacccttggccgcggtacgtgtgatagtgaccgctgggtacttggccgcggtatgcgtggtagcgaccgctggacttatggccgcgcaaattgtgcgttgattcttttatatgtgtgaaacaaaaatgtttttcaaaataaagtaaagcattttgacattctaactgccgtatttgcctgctggaacctcttgggtatgacttatgcactagaggcgaccctgtggcgacctttttattcgtgcacaccccagtgcactgtccattgcgcccctcactaaagggccgaaacctgaggtaaatgtatactacctgtgcttgtgtaagtttatgattttgcatgcatggttctgcctgttacatttctggacagcggattcggagaatgattctgttggtgttgcttctgcatgattgagccggactatgcttcagtcggctatagttctacatccctagcttcggttgcgggtatgtcagtcgcactctgtgccccgatccgcacgatgatcctgccagttaggctttgtacctctgtttcatatcacgattcagacggctacaccccgtgcttatgatatatatcgtggtcctggccacacactctgtatttccgtttcggactcggatccgatactacctgttctatttctatacttctggctcggttttgcttatattgttatatttccgctttacatactcggtacatttccgtactgaccccctgttcttcgggggctgcgtttcatgccgcgcaggtactcccagttgagttgaggacagatggaagatgttccagtgcagatggcaagctccatttgttcccggagtgctgccgagtcagattctgtatgttatgcttttgggatcttactagagactttgcagacagtgtcgtggtactagttgtcggtctgtgtacgtaatgaattttgtatgatcacaaatttgttcggcttgaaagccacgagaaagaatatttctgaaagaaaagttttgctatgtactttattaattgttttaaagaaaaaaaagagttgacgtgattttatgtgtgcAGTGAgaatctgagggttcgctcggccctaagtaagggtcgggtgcccatcacaccccagcgaggtcggggtgtgacatagttgttgacgtttcggatagaatatggaaagtggcggattgcttgaattcatgtatattgcttggaatgttattggaatacgtttggataatcttgaatgagaaaatgaatatgataatgttgatgttagtttgatgttgtgcaGTTCGAATGATagtcgtcgctttatgtagaaaagaagaatattgatgctagaactcattttgttgtgattcttgattcatttggtattgttgggttgttgttgttgagatattgagccgagctaagcctcgaggatgttatatgtataggggaagtgctgccgaaatttcggtagacaaatataagttaaatgaattcttgaagtcttgaaattcctaattggtaactttgaccatttgtagattctgagcgaaacgggatttgagttttgacgggcgtaagacgcttataaggtatgtaaggctacccattccttctttagGCATGTCCTAGGCATACTAGGCTGACTTTTgagccccggaggcaattctgttcatggaaatccaaattggaaatcgagtactattcattcaattgaattgaattataaaactcatattttgttgaaaagtaatCAAAGGTCCGAAATTTATGCAAATGTAaccgaatcgcttcgaaacttccatgtatgattccatagaccccgaaTGCCGgtaattcatgtccgccacctcgacttgacccgaggtgggcccgctaaccccgagattcctttgtttactctattaggctcatttttgtataacgtcggcaaacAATCTTTGTTATCAATTTGgccatcataaaataatgttttgattgccatgatattctaaattatattttgagctataaatatCATTTTGGAAATACTATTGTGAAATGAGCCCCGTATTGACCGTTAAATTAACATATGATTTTcttaagtttcaaaaggtgttttaatatataaattgcattgtttgctcacgactctgctcgtgcccttattatgacttcgttcaccagttccccggccggctatggttcgtgcgcgctatgataaattcggtcgtatgctgtgttacggttcccgagacctcgccatagggccgggttccgtttggagttatgctgtgatatggctggtgatatgttatgatgatatgtgtattCGGGGATGTACAacgatttgaaccttctggtgttatgctgtgtgtggcaccagcgtcggagtggtgaccacgttcctgagcttttgcatgattttatctgcattatgtatatatgttttcagtacagattttgatataccgttcagtatttcccttttgtatcctgtttgtgttcagttgtggcttatatttctgtactctatgctttacatactcagtacatctttcgtactgaccccctttcttcgggggctgcgtttcatgcccgcaggtacaaacgccgGTGATCCcacactgtaggctccactttctgttATTTCAGAgtgctcccctttgatccggagcccacttttggtacatatatcttttgttatgtatatgttattgtacagttgactatttggggtacggcggggccctgtcccgtcatatgtctttgttttgatgtATAGAGGCCTCTAGTCATATacgtgggtcgagggtcctatgttTGTCTGTTTTGGCTACGATCTGTGTCTTGATGCGGTctgtctgttatggtggccaagatggcccttatgattatatttgtacatatgaccggcgatgtgcattccgccggtcccttctgttctgatatgatattgtggtacgcgtgaccgcttaagacaagttttgatttaaactATGTTTAAAAcggctattatgaaatttgagctaagtttgggtttgataactggatatgTGAATCGATCTGGGTGCCCAAGCAGGGTGCCAGTCGcgacccacggggctgggtcgtgacactattgtGCTTAAGGCATTGGATTGTCCCTATCGCGTCTCGCCTACGCCCATTACGAGCGAAGAAATGATGATCAAGTTTTGAAGCAAAGGGATAGTCAGTATTTGCTTTGACAGGTTGCCACCACGTGCTCTGGTCTTTCCACACAAGAGGTGCCCTTATCAGCGGGATCAGGCAGGGAACACCATAAATGAATGCTTGGCCTTCAAAAAGAGACTCATCAAGCTAATAGATGagaaaagcatcaccaagatATGGGACCCGTATTCACTTTTGGTCCATGACAACCTCACCCCAACTGAAGGGATTACACTGAATACTCATATTTGGAGTTATGACTTTACAGTATTTAAGGGCTCTTACGCCAGCATCTTCCAAAAGTTGGTCAGCATCGGAAAGATTAGACCCATCAGAACCAGAAGGGCTCAAACTGAAGGAGTCGGCCACTGCAAAATGTTTCTATACCATTCAAGAGCTTTGGGGCACGACATAGAAGAGTGCGATGCATTCAAGTTTAAGTGGAGAATTTCGTCCACAAAGGCGCCATTTGGTTGGTGCTTCCATCTCAGTATTAAGATTTGGGGCCTTTAGGGCCAGAAAAAGGTTGAACGGACAAACTACCTGTTGACCACAAAAGAAAGGTCACCTTTTGGGTGGTTTTAAGGGGAGCCCATTTTTTGTACTTAATATGGATCtgtccccctcccccccccccccccccccccccccgccaatGTTATGTAAACAGAATtgtgccgacctgatgtcccaaggagGGATATGCAGGAAGCCCCTATCGGGCCTAGTCACGGGTAGGTTTTAAGGTGGGGAGTCTTCTTATCTTTTGTAAATCGAACTACGCAAGGGCCGAACTTCTCGTAGAGGGATACGTAAGCAGTCTACATAAGACTCAatccctatatattataaatattatattccccTCACTCAACAAAACCCAAGTACCCAAGACCCGGTACAAGAGATTAGTtgagcatttaaatcaaacatatgagtATTTATGTGCTAAGTGTTTTAAACTGCCATCTATATGTGATATCTTGATTTTCATTTCATTATTTGATGGACTAACTCTGTTttcctttgagttattcttttcttatagaaagagaggttgattcgtgttcaaactggcatacttcacaagatccaaagctgcaatagcatccttatccctacAAGATAGAGGCAAagaaaaaatgactggtactttTGAGAATGAGACTACCCCTACTGACATTTCTCTCAGAGAATCGCCTCTGCGTGAATTGTCTGAGTCGTCACCTAATAAAGAcgtcatgaaaatgatgtttgagAAAATCGCCCATCTTCAAGAGGAAGTGGCGCGAAACAAAGCTGCTAATGCCGCCCGAGAGGCCCCTgctgaagaaagaaggcctccaCCGTTTTTTCCATCTTTGAATTCACCATTACCCAATCACTTCCCCACCCGGTCCGTTATAACCACCATGCCATTTACCCCAATCGATGGGCACATTGGTGCCTTGAACCACACCCTACCACCACTTAACACTAACCAATTTCCTGAAACTGCTCACTCTATCCCCTCTTACCCAACACCACAAAATACCAATCCCTCCATCACTGTACAACCAAGCGTCATTTCGCTACCAACCAACAAAAGCACCCCTATTCCCCGAACTCGCCCTGCAGTTTCTTTCCACACACCTGTCACAACAGGCACATTTTCGCCCGATCAAGAAATCGATCACTACGAGGAGATGGAAAAGTCATGGAAAGCTGAGCAGAAAAAACAGGAAGAAAGGATTGAGCAGAAAATGACTGCAATGTTGGAACGGTCCATGAGATCTACCCTCACTGGCACAGGCCTGAGTTATGACGATTTGTGTATGTATCCAAATTTAGATTTACCTAAGGGCTTCAAGGTGCCACGATTTGAGGTATTTAATGGGACAGGCAATCCTAAAGCGCATCGACGggcctactgtgaccaattggtcgcTGTCCGAGACAACCAAGCGCTCATTATGAGGTTGTTCTGCTGAAGTTTGATCGGAAAGATGTCAGAATGGTTCACACGGCAAGACATACACCGTTagatcacatgggaagacatggctgCGACTTTCATGAAAAGGTTTCTCTTTAACATAGAGACGGTACCGGATAGATACTATTTGGAAAAAGTGAAACACAAGTCCACCGAAAATTTTCACTCGTATGCGAGTAGGTAGAGAACAAAGGCCGCCCGGGTACAACCCCCTATGGGCGAAAAGGAACTTGTGTCGGTTTTCATCCGCTCACAAGTAACAGACTTCTATGATAGAATGCTCTCAATGGCAGGAAGACCTTTGtctgaattggtcaaaatgggcgaggccatagaagatggtctcaagacTGGCCGAATCATAAGTATGACCTGGAAATCCACTGGTTCAAGCTCAACCGAGTTCATGCGCAAGAAGAAGGAAGACATGGCTAGCATATCCCACACTCCTAACCCAAAACCAAAAGAAGGGAAGATTTTCCAATGGAGGCATATGCTTCGCCTCCCTCAAATACCTACATTCCCACCCCTTACAACACGGTGCCCGTATATTACGTGCAGCCGaccttccaatcaccaccccCAAATTACTAAGCTCCACAAAGTACCTTCCAATCACCTCCCCCGAACTACGAAGCTCAATAGCCAAATTATGAAACTCCCCCACCCGTTTATCGCACTCCATAAAATAACCAACCCAATGCTTACTAAAATCAACCACATAACGCATCGTGTCAGAATTTTGAAAAGAAACCACCTCGGGTATTCACCCCACTGATGGAATCTCGGACTGATTTATTCAAAAAATTAAGTGTAGCTGGGATGATCTAAACGCTTCCCCCAAAACTCGTCAACCCAAAAAACTAGTTTTACCTAGCTGACCAGACCTGTGCCTACCATTCCAATGGCATAGGACACAGTACTAAAGATTGCATTAATCTCAAGTACAAAATACAGAACCTGATTGACCGAAAGGAAATTGTGCTCCAAACGGCCCCTCCAAATGTAAACACTAAACCTTTGCCAAACCATGCCAACAATGTGATTCACATGATTGAGAGGGAGGATGACTGGGCCACAGGAAGACCCACAATTCGCGATACTGTGAAAGAACTTAAGCGCACAGTAGTGTCATTGTCTTTGCAAGAACGCCCGCGATTCAAAGTATTAATCCCTTCACCAATGACAGCGCATAGAGTTCGTAGTCTAAGTTGTTGCCGCACA
Encoded proteins:
- the LOC132639462 gene encoding uncharacterized protein LOC132639462 gives rise to the protein MTGTFENETTPTDISLRESPLRELSESSPNKDVMKMMFEKIAHLQEEVARNKAANAAREAPAEERRPPPFFPSLNSPLPNHFPTRSVITTMPFTPIDGHIGALNHTLPPLNTNQFPETAHSIPSYPTPQNTNPSITVQPSVISLPTNKSTPIPRTRPAVSFHTPVTTGTFSPDQEIDHYEEMEKSWKAEQKKQEERIEQKMTAMLERSMRSTLTGTGLSYDDLCMYPNLDLPKGFKVPRFEVFNGTGNPKAHRRAYCDQLVAVRDNQALIMRLFC